Proteins from a genomic interval of Streptomyces sp. Tu6071:
- a CDS encoding polyamine ABC transporter substrate-binding protein — translation MEQFDSDRPPPATARALSRAVRGGWTGRRGAAPWAPGRRAVLRAVVGGALAAGGLAGLSACGIPAAAKTGDDTVTSEDHSKQEKSVNFSNWTEYIDVSDDNRHRPSLDAFAKRTGIKVKYTEDINDNVEFFGKIKPQLAAGQDTGRDLICVTDWLAARLIRFGWVQKLDPAHLPHAYANLAPQFRSPDWDPGRSYSYPWAGISTFIAYNIKATGGREITSVSQLLDDPKLKGKVGLLSEMRDTVGMVLLDMGTDPGRVTADQYDAAIARIQKAVDRKQVRRFTGNDYIADLSKGDLAACLAWAGDVVQLQADNPDVRYVIPDSGYMTSTDNLMVPNKARHKANAEKLIDYYYEPPVAAELAAWINYVCPVDGVKPELAKIDKDAADNPLIVPDRVMAAKSHAFRSLATKEETAYEKKFASLTDG, via the coding sequence ATGGAACAGTTCGATTCGGATCGTCCGCCACCGGCCACGGCGCGTGCGCTGTCGCGCGCGGTACGGGGCGGCTGGACGGGGCGGCGCGGCGCGGCGCCGTGGGCGCCCGGACGACGCGCCGTGCTGCGCGCCGTCGTCGGCGGCGCGCTCGCCGCGGGCGGCCTCGCGGGGCTCAGCGCCTGCGGCATCCCCGCCGCGGCGAAGACGGGCGACGACACGGTCACCTCCGAGGACCACTCCAAGCAGGAGAAGAGCGTCAACTTCTCCAACTGGACCGAGTACATCGACGTCAGCGACGACAACCGCCACCGCCCCTCGCTGGACGCCTTCGCGAAGCGCACCGGCATCAAGGTCAAGTACACCGAGGACATCAACGACAACGTCGAGTTCTTCGGCAAGATCAAGCCACAACTCGCCGCGGGCCAGGACACCGGCCGCGACCTGATCTGTGTCACCGACTGGCTCGCGGCGCGGCTCATACGCTTCGGCTGGGTGCAGAAGCTCGACCCCGCCCACCTGCCGCACGCCTACGCCAACCTCGCGCCGCAGTTCCGCAGCCCCGACTGGGACCCGGGCCGCTCCTACTCGTACCCCTGGGCCGGCATCTCGACCTTCATCGCCTACAACATCAAGGCGACGGGCGGCCGTGAGATCACCTCCGTCTCCCAGTTGCTGGACGACCCCAAGCTCAAGGGCAAGGTGGGGCTGCTCTCGGAGATGCGCGACACCGTGGGCATGGTGCTGCTCGACATGGGCACGGACCCCGGCCGGGTGACGGCCGACCAGTACGACGCGGCGATCGCGCGCATCCAGAAGGCCGTCGACCGCAAACAGGTGCGGCGCTTCACGGGCAACGACTACATCGCCGACCTGAGCAAGGGCGACCTCGCGGCCTGTCTCGCCTGGGCAGGCGACGTGGTCCAGCTCCAGGCCGACAACCCCGACGTGCGCTACGTCATCCCCGACTCCGGCTACATGACCTCGACCGACAACCTCATGGTGCCCAACAAGGCGCGCCACAAGGCGAACGCCGAGAAGCTGATCGACTACTACTACGAACCGCCGGTCGCCGCCGAGCTCGCGGCCTGGATCAACTACGTCTGCCCGGTCGACGGCGTCAAGCCGGAACTGGCGAAGATCGACAAGGACGCGGCCGACAACCCGCTCATCGTCCCCGACCGCGTCATGGCGGCGAAGTCCCACGCCTTTCGTTCGCTCGCGACGAAGGAGGAGACGGCCTATGAGAAGAAGTTCGCTTCCCTGACGGACGGCTGA
- a CDS encoding ABC transporter permease: MSATEAPPAPPANTPGPDDVAGPTPPRRRGVRVRGRLVPYWLLLPGMLWLLVFFALPMIYQASTSVQTGSLEDGFRVTWHFATYWDVFSEYWPQFVRSLAYAAVATVLCLALGYPLAYLIAFRAGRWRNLVLILVIAPFFTSFLIRTLAWKTILADGGFVVDVLNTLHLLDVTSALGITEGDRVLATPLAVVCGLTYNFLPFMILPLYTSLERIDPRLHEAAGDLYAAPFTTFRKVTFPLSLPGVVSGTLLTFIPAAGDYVNADLLGSTDTRMIGNVIQTLFLRVLDYPAAAALSFILMAAILAAVTVYLRKSGTEDLI, encoded by the coding sequence GTGAGCGCCACCGAAGCACCACCCGCGCCGCCCGCGAACACACCGGGACCCGACGACGTCGCGGGCCCCACGCCGCCCCGACGTCGCGGCGTCCGGGTGCGTGGCCGCCTCGTCCCGTACTGGCTGCTGCTGCCCGGCATGCTGTGGCTGCTGGTCTTCTTCGCGCTGCCGATGATCTACCAGGCGTCCACGTCGGTGCAGACCGGGTCGCTGGAGGACGGCTTCCGGGTGACGTGGCACTTCGCCACGTACTGGGACGTCTTCAGCGAGTACTGGCCGCAGTTCGTGCGCTCTCTCGCCTACGCCGCCGTCGCGACGGTCCTGTGCCTCGCGCTCGGCTACCCGCTCGCGTACCTCATCGCCTTCCGCGCGGGGCGCTGGCGCAACCTGGTGCTCATCCTCGTCATCGCGCCGTTCTTCACGAGCTTCCTCATCCGCACCCTCGCGTGGAAGACGATCCTGGCCGACGGCGGCTTCGTCGTGGACGTGCTCAACACGCTGCACCTCCTGGACGTCACGAGCGCGCTCGGCATCACCGAGGGCGACCGCGTCCTCGCGACGCCGCTCGCGGTCGTCTGCGGGCTCACGTACAACTTCCTGCCGTTCATGATCCTGCCGCTGTACACGTCCCTGGAGCGCATCGACCCGAGGCTCCACGAGGCCGCGGGCGACCTGTACGCCGCGCCGTTCACGACCTTCCGGAAGGTGACCTTCCCGCTGTCGCTTCCCGGCGTCGTCTCGGGGACGCTGCTCACGTTCATCCCGGCGGCCGGCGACTACGTCAACGCCGATCTCCTCGGGTCGACCGATACGCGGATGATCGGAAACGTCATTCAGACGCTTTTCCTACGCGTCCTCGACTATCCGGCCGCCGCCGCCCTCTCCTTCATCCTCATGGCGGCCATCCTCGCGGCCGTCACGGTCTACCTGCGCAAGTCCGGTACGGAGGACCTGATCTGA
- the gabT gene encoding 4-aminobutyrate--2-oxoglutarate transaminase, translating into MSAIPQERRVVTAIPGPKSQEIQARRAATVAAGVGSTLPVFAARAEGGILEDVDGNRFIDLGSGIAVTTVGASAEAVVRRASAQLADFTHTCFMVTPYEGYVAVAEQLAALTPGDHAKKSALFNSGAEAVENAVKIARSYTKRQAVVVFDHGYHGRTNLTMALTAKNMPYKEGFGPFAPEVYRVPVAYAYRWPTGPENAGPEAAAQAIDQITKQIGAHNVAAVIIEPVLGEGGFIEPAKGFLPALREFATENGIVFVADEIQSGFCRTGQWFACEDEGIVPDLITTAKGIAGGLPLSAVTGRAEIMDAAHSGGLGGTYGGNPVACAAALGAIETMKELDLNAKAKRIEEIMKGRLIALQEKYEVIGDVRGRGGMIAAEFVKPGGKEPNSEITAAIAKACHAAGVLVLTCGTYGNVVRFLPPLVIGEDLLDDALDVFEQALAASV; encoded by the coding sequence ATGAGCGCCATTCCGCAGGAGCGCCGCGTCGTCACGGCCATCCCCGGCCCGAAGTCGCAGGAAATCCAGGCCCGCCGCGCCGCCACCGTCGCGGCCGGCGTCGGCTCGACGCTGCCCGTGTTCGCGGCGCGCGCCGAGGGCGGCATCCTGGAGGACGTCGACGGCAACCGCTTCATCGACCTCGGCTCCGGCATCGCGGTCACCACCGTCGGCGCGAGCGCCGAGGCCGTCGTACGGCGTGCGAGCGCGCAGCTCGCCGACTTCACGCACACGTGTTTCATGGTGACGCCGTACGAGGGCTACGTCGCCGTCGCCGAGCAGCTCGCCGCGCTCACCCCCGGTGACCACGCGAAGAAGTCCGCGCTCTTCAACTCGGGTGCCGAGGCCGTCGAGAACGCTGTCAAGATCGCCCGCTCGTACACGAAGCGCCAGGCGGTCGTCGTCTTCGACCACGGCTACCACGGCCGGACCAACCTCACGATGGCGCTGACGGCCAAGAACATGCCGTACAAGGAGGGCTTCGGCCCCTTCGCGCCCGAGGTCTACCGCGTACCCGTCGCGTACGCGTACCGCTGGCCGACCGGTCCGGAGAACGCCGGCCCCGAGGCCGCCGCGCAGGCCATCGACCAGATCACGAAGCAGATCGGCGCGCACAACGTCGCCGCCGTCATCATCGAGCCCGTGCTCGGCGAGGGCGGCTTCATCGAGCCGGCGAAGGGCTTCCTGCCGGCGCTGCGCGAGTTCGCGACAGAGAACGGCATCGTCTTCGTCGCCGACGAGATCCAGTCCGGCTTCTGCCGTACGGGCCAGTGGTTCGCGTGCGAGGACGAGGGCATCGTCCCCGACCTGATCACGACCGCCAAGGGCATCGCCGGCGGCCTCCCGCTCTCCGCGGTGACAGGGCGCGCCGAGATCATGGACGCCGCGCACTCCGGCGGCCTCGGCGGTACGTACGGCGGCAACCCCGTCGCGTGCGCCGCGGCGCTCGGCGCGATCGAGACCATGAAGGAACTCGACCTCAACGCCAAGGCGAAGCGCATCGAGGAGATCATGAAGGGGCGACTGATCGCGCTCCAGGAGAAGTACGAGGTCATCGGCGACGTGCGCGGGCGCGGCGGGATGATCGCGGCCGAGTTCGTCAAGCCGGGCGGCAAGGAGCCGAATTCGGAGATCACCGCGGCGATCGCCAAGGCGTGCCACGCCGCGGGCGTCCTCGTCCTCACCTGCGGCACGTACGGCAACGTCGTCCGCTTCCTCCCCCCGCTGGTCATCGGCGAGGACCTCCTCGACGACGCGCTCGACGTCTTCGAGCAGGCGCTGGCGGCGTCGGTCTGA
- a CDS encoding NAD(P)/FAD-dependent oxidoreductase, whose protein sequence is MAASAMSSTWTTALADVRPGAYWLDDPGRPEPLPALVGDTRCDLLVVGGGYSGLWTALRAKERDPGRDVVLVEAKTVGWAASGRNGGFCAASLTHGLPNGLDRWPDEIGALEALGRRNLDDIEATVARYGIDCAFERTGEIDVATQPHQVEELAELYETARAHGFDEYELLDEAALRAEVDSPTFLAGLQDTRGVALLHPARLAWGLRGACLALGVRIHEHTPGQALARDGGRMALRTPYGRVFARDVALGTNVFPSLVRRLRPYTVPVYDYALMTEPLTTAQRDAIGWRNRQGLGDSANQFHYFRLTADNRILWGGYDAIYRFGGTVRAEYDDRPATYEKLAQHFFTCFPQLEGLRFTHAWGGAIDTCTRFSAFFGTAHRGRVAYAAGFTGLGVGATRFGADVMLDLLDGAETERTALRMVRTKPMPFPPEPLAWTGIELTRRSLAHADDHGGRRNLWLRAMDRMGLGFDS, encoded by the coding sequence ATGGCCGCGAGCGCCATGAGCAGCACATGGACCACCGCCCTCGCCGACGTCCGTCCCGGCGCCTACTGGCTCGACGACCCCGGCCGCCCCGAGCCCCTCCCGGCCCTCGTGGGCGACACCCGTTGCGACCTCCTCGTCGTCGGCGGAGGCTACAGCGGACTGTGGACCGCTTTGCGGGCCAAGGAGCGCGACCCGGGACGCGACGTGGTCCTCGTGGAGGCGAAGACGGTCGGCTGGGCGGCCTCGGGACGCAACGGCGGCTTCTGCGCCGCGTCCCTCACCCACGGACTCCCCAACGGCCTCGATCGCTGGCCGGACGAGATCGGCGCCCTGGAGGCGCTGGGGCGCCGCAACCTCGACGACATCGAGGCGACGGTGGCGCGCTACGGCATCGACTGCGCATTCGAGCGCACCGGCGAGATCGACGTCGCGACGCAGCCGCACCAGGTCGAGGAACTCGCCGAGCTGTACGAGACGGCGCGCGCGCACGGCTTCGACGAATACGAACTCCTCGACGAGGCGGCACTGCGCGCCGAGGTCGACTCGCCGACCTTCCTCGCCGGCCTGCAGGACACCCGCGGCGTCGCGCTGCTTCACCCCGCGCGACTCGCGTGGGGGCTGCGCGGCGCGTGCCTCGCTTTGGGTGTCCGCATCCACGAGCACACCCCCGGCCAGGCCCTCGCACGCGACGGCGGCCGGATGGCACTGCGCACCCCGTACGGACGCGTCTTCGCGCGCGACGTCGCGCTGGGCACCAACGTCTTCCCCTCCCTCGTACGCCGTCTGCGGCCGTACACGGTGCCGGTGTACGACTACGCGCTCATGACCGAGCCGCTCACGACCGCGCAGCGCGACGCGATCGGCTGGCGCAACCGCCAAGGGCTCGGCGACAGCGCCAACCAGTTCCACTACTTCCGGCTCACCGCCGACAACCGCATCCTGTGGGGCGGCTACGACGCGATCTACCGCTTCGGGGGCACGGTGCGCGCCGAGTACGACGACAGGCCCGCGACGTACGAGAAGCTGGCGCAGCACTTCTTCACCTGCTTCCCGCAGCTCGAAGGTCTCCGCTTCACGCACGCGTGGGGCGGCGCGATCGACACCTGCACGCGGTTCTCGGCCTTCTTCGGTACGGCGCACCGCGGGCGCGTCGCGTACGCCGCCGGCTTCACCGGCCTCGGTGTGGGGGCGACGCGTTTCGGCGCCGACGTCATGCTGGACCTCCTCGACGGGGCGGAGACGGAACGGACCGCGCTGCGCATGGTGCGGACGAAGCCGATGCCCTTCCCGCCGGAGCCGCTCGCCTGGACGGGGATCGAGCTGACGCGACGTTCGCTCGCGCACGCCGACGACCACGGGGGGCGACGGAACCTGTGGCTGCGGGCGATGGACCGGATGGGGCTCGGGTTCGACAGCTGA
- a CDS encoding ABC transporter permease codes for MSTRTPTPRDVAPAARRTPRDAASASRARKPGGPLRAVRRNLVVIAGICTLAYMILPNVVVMIFSFNKPNGRFNYEWQRFSTDAWTDPCGVADMCGSLSLSLQIAAWATLGATVLGTMIAFALVRYRFRARGAVNSLIFLPMAMPEVVMAASLMTLFLNMGVQFGFWTILIAHIMFCLSFVVTAVKARVMSMDPRLEQAAQDLYAGPVQTFLRVTLPIAAPGIAAGALLAFALSFDDFIITNFNAGSTVTFPMYVWGSAQRGTPVQINVIGTAMFVVAVLVVLAAMLLGRRRKRQQGG; via the coding sequence ATGAGCACCCGGACCCCCACGCCGCGCGACGTCGCGCCCGCGGCGCGCCGTACGCCGCGTGACGCCGCGTCGGCGTCGCGTGCGCGCAAGCCCGGCGGGCCGCTGCGCGCCGTCCGCCGCAACCTCGTCGTCATCGCCGGGATCTGCACGCTCGCGTACATGATCCTTCCGAATGTCGTCGTGATGATCTTCTCGTTCAACAAGCCGAACGGACGATTCAACTACGAGTGGCAGCGCTTCTCCACCGATGCCTGGACCGACCCCTGCGGAGTGGCCGACATGTGCGGCTCGCTCTCGCTCAGTCTCCAGATCGCGGCCTGGGCGACGCTCGGGGCGACGGTGCTCGGCACGATGATCGCCTTCGCACTCGTGCGGTACCGGTTCCGCGCGCGCGGCGCGGTCAACTCGCTGATCTTCCTGCCCATGGCGATGCCCGAGGTCGTCATGGCCGCTTCGCTGATGACGCTCTTCCTGAACATGGGCGTCCAGTTCGGCTTCTGGACGATTTTGATCGCGCACATCATGTTCTGCCTCAGCTTCGTCGTGACGGCGGTCAAGGCACGCGTCATGTCCATGGACCCGCGCCTGGAACAGGCCGCGCAGGACCTTTACGCCGGGCCCGTCCAGACCTTCTTGCGCGTCACGCTGCCGATCGCCGCACCGGGCATCGCGGCCGGCGCGCTGCTCGCCTTCGCGCTCTCGTTCGACGACTTCATCATCACCAACTTCAACGCCGGCTCCACCGTGACCTTCCCGATGTACGTGTGGGGCTCGGCGCAGCGCGGCACCCCGGTGCAGATCAACGTGATCGGCACCGCCATGTTCGTCGTCGCCGTCCTCGTCGTCCTGGCCGCCATGCTCCTCGGCAGGCGGCGGAAGCGGCAGCAGGGGGGCTGA
- a CDS encoding ABC transporter ATP-binding protein, translating into MTTTTPSTDQTAPTDRGGAVRLEGIGKKYGNFTAVHPLDLTVPQGSFFALLGASGCGKTTTLRMIAGLEVPTSGSVHLGDEDVTALPPHRRPVNTVFQSYALFPHLDIYENVAFGLRRRGIKSVKKQVADMLDLVQLGDYARRKPHQLSGGQQQRVAVARALINRPKVLLLDEPLGALDLKLRRQMQLELKRIQTEVGITFVHVTHDQEEAMTMADTVAVMNAGRVEQLGAPEDLYETPRSTFVANFLGTSNLIPGTVADATPDGDVALTSRGTRLVVPAARCAVPPRAGGALLLGVRPEKVSLVPVEDEARIPEGRNRVRGRITDSSFIGVSTQYVLDAPCCGRFEVYAQNIERDARLMPGAEVVAHWNPAHGFGLDAEQDIDAGVATAGSERDAA; encoded by the coding sequence ATGACGACCACCACGCCATCCACCGACCAGACGGCCCCGACCGACCGGGGCGGCGCCGTGCGCCTCGAAGGGATCGGGAAGAAGTACGGGAACTTCACGGCGGTGCACCCGCTGGACCTGACCGTTCCGCAGGGGTCCTTCTTCGCGCTGCTCGGCGCCTCCGGCTGCGGCAAGACGACGACGTTGCGCATGATCGCGGGCCTGGAGGTGCCGACCTCCGGCTCCGTGCACCTCGGCGACGAGGACGTGACGGCGCTCCCGCCGCACCGCCGCCCTGTCAACACGGTGTTCCAGAGCTACGCGCTCTTCCCGCACCTCGACATCTACGAGAACGTCGCGTTCGGCCTGCGACGACGCGGCATCAAGTCGGTGAAGAAGCAGGTGGCCGACATGCTCGACCTCGTCCAGCTCGGCGACTACGCGCGCCGCAAGCCGCACCAGCTCTCCGGTGGCCAGCAGCAGCGCGTCGCCGTCGCCCGCGCGCTCATCAACCGCCCCAAGGTCCTGCTCCTCGACGAGCCCCTCGGCGCCCTCGACCTCAAGCTGCGCCGGCAGATGCAGCTCGAACTGAAGCGCATCCAGACGGAGGTCGGCATCACCTTCGTGCACGTGACGCACGACCAGGAGGAGGCCATGACGATGGCCGACACCGTCGCGGTCATGAACGCCGGCCGGGTCGAACAACTCGGCGCCCCCGAGGACCTCTACGAGACGCCGCGCAGCACCTTCGTGGCGAACTTCCTCGGCACCTCGAACCTCATCCCGGGCACCGTCGCCGACGCGACGCCGGACGGCGACGTCGCGCTGACGTCGCGTGGCACACGCCTCGTCGTGCCCGCCGCGCGCTGCGCCGTACCGCCGCGCGCGGGCGGCGCGCTGCTGCTCGGCGTGCGCCCCGAGAAGGTCTCGCTCGTCCCCGTCGAGGACGAGGCGCGGATACCCGAGGGACGCAACCGGGTCCGGGGCCGCATCACCGACTCCAGCTTCATCGGGGTCTCCACGCAGTACGTGCTCGACGCCCCCTGCTGCGGGCGCTTCGAGGTGTACGCGCAGAACATCGAGCGCGACGCGCGCCTGATGCCCGGTGCCGAGGTCGTCGCGCACTGGAACCCCGCACACGGCTTCGGTCTCGACGCGGAGCAGGACATAGACGCGGGCGTCGCCACGGCGGGCAGCGAGCGGGACGCCGCGTGA
- a CDS encoding phosphatase PAP2 family protein, with translation MCAALFAFLTWQLVARGPLRRLDERLGVRLHDGAGLPHPLAEFFSDLGNPSVAVPVLAVSAAAVTWWVRRGTGRVAWWPALTALCAILVVPALVLPLKEIFDRPGQPSAEGLGYYPSGHTATATVAYGVALLLLLAGPVPPHRRDVRRALTATWLLLVVCVSYGLVRQGYHWPLDVAASWCLGGAVLQVVAVVLVRVRVRERPRTPAPDDVTRRQERRADEPERGDVA, from the coding sequence TTGTGCGCGGCGCTCTTCGCCTTCCTCACGTGGCAACTCGTCGCCCGTGGTCCCCTGCGTCGCCTCGACGAGCGCCTCGGAGTGCGCCTCCACGACGGCGCCGGTCTTCCGCACCCCCTCGCCGAGTTCTTCTCCGACCTCGGCAACCCTTCGGTCGCCGTTCCGGTGCTCGCCGTCTCGGCCGCCGCGGTCACATGGTGGGTACGTCGCGGCACGGGGCGCGTCGCGTGGTGGCCCGCGCTCACCGCTCTCTGCGCGATCCTCGTCGTCCCGGCGCTCGTCCTCCCGCTCAAGGAGATCTTCGACCGCCCCGGCCAGCCCTCCGCCGAGGGCCTCGGCTACTACCCCTCGGGCCATACGGCGACCGCGACCGTTGCCTACGGCGTCGCACTCCTCCTGCTCCTCGCGGGCCCCGTCCCGCCCCACCGGCGCGACGTACGGCGCGCCCTCACCGCGACGTGGCTGCTGCTCGTCGTGTGCGTGAGCTACGGACTGGTGCGGCAGGGCTACCACTGGCCGCTGGACGTCGCGGCGAGCTGGTGCCTGGGCGGCGCGGTACTCCAGGTCGTGGCAGTGGTCCTCGTACGGGTGCGGGTACGAGAGCGACCGCGGACGCCGGCGCCGGACGACGTGACGCGGCGGCAGGAACGTCGCGCGGACGAACCGGAACGCGGCGACGTCGCGTAG